Proteins encoded together in one Candidatus Eisenbacteria bacterium window:
- a CDS encoding efflux RND transporter periplasmic adaptor subunit, with amino-acid sequence MRRVPARHPLGSSILTRFPCLGLVLLVLGCGAGSGRRTPRVPILVAQVEQRTVPYEIDATGTVEPIQSADVTAQVGGLVTRIGFREGDEVRAGQVLFHLDRRPFEASAERSAAVLARDRAQAESARLDLARAEKLAAQQLISESELEQKRAAAAAAAASARADSATLVSARLDLANATVRAPVAGRTGDLRVNIGDLVKANETTAPLVSINQLRPIRVRFTLPQADLSQLRRQHGKALRVDVASSDRDSVWIQGRLAFMDNRVDPASGTVLLKAEFDNRDGALWPGQFVRVKLRLFDQSDATVVPSAAVANSQSGPYLFVVKPDTTVEARPIQVERTYRDLTVVASGVQPGETVVTDGQLRLSPGAKAVIRPPGGGSAGGTATSENVR; translated from the coding sequence ATGCGACGCGTCCCCGCCAGGCACCCTCTCGGCAGCTCGATCCTGACTCGATTTCCATGTCTCGGCCTGGTGTTGCTGGTGTTGGGGTGCGGCGCCGGATCGGGCCGCAGAACGCCGCGTGTGCCGATCCTCGTGGCACAGGTCGAGCAGCGCACCGTCCCGTACGAGATCGACGCCACGGGCACCGTCGAGCCGATCCAGTCGGCCGACGTCACCGCCCAGGTCGGCGGCCTCGTCACCCGCATCGGCTTCCGCGAAGGCGACGAAGTGCGCGCGGGACAGGTGCTCTTCCATCTCGACCGCCGTCCCTTCGAAGCCTCCGCCGAGCGATCGGCCGCCGTGCTGGCGCGCGATCGCGCGCAGGCCGAGTCGGCGCGTCTCGACCTGGCGCGCGCCGAGAAACTGGCCGCGCAGCAGCTCATCTCCGAAAGCGAGCTGGAGCAGAAGCGTGCGGCCGCGGCGGCGGCCGCCGCGAGCGCCCGCGCGGATTCGGCGACGCTGGTTTCCGCGCGGCTCGACCTCGCCAACGCGACCGTGCGCGCTCCGGTGGCCGGCAGGACCGGCGACCTGCGCGTGAACATCGGAGATCTGGTCAAGGCCAACGAGACCACGGCTCCGCTGGTCAGCATCAACCAGCTGCGGCCGATTCGCGTGCGCTTCACGCTGCCGCAAGCCGATCTGAGCCAGCTTCGCCGGCAGCACGGCAAGGCCCTGAGGGTCGACGTCGCGTCCTCGGATCGCGACTCGGTCTGGATCCAGGGCCGGCTGGCCTTCATGGACAATCGCGTCGATCCGGCAAGCGGCACGGTGCTGCTCAAGGCGGAGTTCGACAACCGTGACGGTGCTCTGTGGCCGGGGCAGTTCGTGCGGGTGAAGCTCCGGCTGTTCGACCAGAGCGACGCCACCGTCGTCCCGAGCGCCGCCGTGGCCAACTCCCAGAGCGGGCCGTACCTGTTCGTCGTGAAGCCCGACACGACGGTCGAAGCCCGGCCGATCCAGGTCGAGCGCACTTATCGCGACCTCACGGTCGTCGCCAGCGGCGTTCAACCCGGCGAGACCGTGGTCACCGACGGACAGCTGCGGCTGTCGCCCGGCGCCAAGGCCGTCATTCGCCCTCCCGGCGGAGGCTCCGCCGGCGGCACCGCCACCAGCGAGAACGTCCGATGA